The region GGATACAATGCCCTTAAGGATTTTATATTTATTTTATAGTAAGGCAGTCAATGAGCAAGATAGCAGATGATCAGAACTTTAATGACGAGGAGGAAAACTTCGCAAAACTCTTTAAAAAAGAATTAGAAAAAGAAGAAACCTTAGAAAAAGGCACTATCAAAGAAGGGCTAATCGTTTCCATCAATGAGAATGATGGTTATGCCATGGTGAGCGTGGGCGGTAAGACAGAAGGCCGTTTGGCTTTGAGTGAGATCACCGATGAAAAGGGGCGGTTGCTGTATCAAAAAAATGACCCCATTATCGTGCATGTGTCCGAAAAAGGCGAACACCCTAGCGTTTCCTACAAAAAGGCCATTTCCCAACAAAAAATTCAGGCTAAAATTGAAGAATTGGGCGAAAACTATGAAAACGCCATTATTGAAGGCAAGATTGTAGGCAAAAATAAAGGGGGTTATATCGTGGAGTCTCAAGGCGTGGAGTATTTTCTCTCCCGCTCGCACTCTTCTTTAAAGAATGATGCAAACCATATCGGCAAACGCATTAAAGCGTGTATCATTCGTGTGGATAAGGAAAACCACTCTATCAATATTTCTCGCAAACGATTCTTTGAAGTCAATGACAAACGGCAGCTTGAAATTTCTAAAGAATTGTTAGAAGCTACAGAGCCGGTATTGGGGGTTGTGCGCCAGATCACCCCTTTTGGCATTTTTGTAGAAGCTAAGGGGATTGAGGGCTTGGTCCATTATTCTGAAATCAGCCATAAAGGACCAGTCAATCCTGAAAAATACTACAAAGAGGGCGATGAAGTCTATGTCAAAGCCATCGCTTATGATGCAGAAAAAAGACGCCTTTCACTCTCCATAAAAGCGACTATAGAAGACCCATGGGAAGAGATCCAAGACAAGCTAAAACCCGGATACGCCATTAAGGTGGTGGTGAGTAATATTGAACATTATGGGGTGTTTGTGGATATTGGTAATGATATTGAAGGCTTTTTGCATGTTTCTGAAATCTCTTGGGATAAAAATGTCAGCCACCCTAGCCATTATTTGAGCGTGGGGCAAGAAATTGATGTGAATATCATTGACATTGATCCTAAAAACCGCCGCTTAAGGGTTTCTTTAAAACAACTCACTAACAGGCCTTTTGATGTTTTTGAATCCAAACACCAAGTGGGGGATATTGTAGAGGGCAAAGTGGCGACTTTAACGGACTTTGGGGCGTTTTTGAATCTGGGTGGGGTGGATGGCTTGCTACACAATCACGACGCTTTTTGGGATAAAGATAAAAAATGCAAAGACCACTATAAAATTGGCGATGCGATCAAGGTGAAAATCCTTAAAATCAACAAAAAAGATAAAAAGATTTCTTTGAGCGCGAAGCACTTGGTTACTTCCCCTACAGAAGAATTCGCTCAAAAGCATAAAACAGACAGCGTGATTCAAGGCAAAGTGGTGAGTATTAAGGATTTTGGCGTTTTCATTAATGCTGATGGCATTGATGTGCTGATCAAAAATGAAGATTTGAACCCCTTGAAAAAAGATGAAATCAAAATAGGCCAAGAAATCACATGCGTGGTGGTTGCGATTGAAAAATCTAACAACAAGGTGCGTGCTTCTGTGCATAGGTTAGAACGCAAAAAAGAAAAAGAAGAATTGCAAGCTTTTAACACGAGCGATGATAAAATGACTTTAGGGGATATTCTTAAAGAAAAACTCTAAAGAGCGATTTTAAAAGCATGAGAATGGCATGAGATTTAAGGGTGTTGTTGCTTTTATTTCCCTAGCTGTCGCTCTTGGCGTTTTAGCCTATTTGTTTTTAAGCGTTAAAAAAGAAATGCCCGCTACTTCTCATGCGATCTCTCAAACCAATGAAGGTCTCTCTCAAACAGATGCAAAAAGCCATGACATCAACCTAGAAGAAAATAGCCCTGATGAAACCTCTCACAATGAAAAAGCCCCCCATAACGAAGAAAATCGCAATAACGCCATTTCTCAAAACCTTGATGCTCAAGAATCTATCAATTACCCCGTTGTGGAACATTATTTTGAAATCCCTTTTGAAGAAAAAAAAAGGGAATATTCAAAGCTTATCATTAAGGATTTAAAGGACTATCAATGGTGGTGTTTAAAAGAAATCCTCAAAAAAGAACAAATTGATTACGCTTACGATAGCACCAAAAACCAACCTAACCTCATCATCTATTTAGATAAAAACAAAAAAGAACGCTTGCTGGCTGATTTAGACTATTATAAAATACGCTATCATGCTGTTTTTTAAATTCAAAGGATAAAAATGTATCAAGTAGCCATTTGCGACCCCATCCATGCTAAAGGCATTCAAATTTTAGAAGCCCAAAAAGATATTGTCTTGCATGATTATTCCAAATGCCCCAAAAAGGAGCTTTTAGAAAAACTCACTCCCATGGATGCGCTCATCACGCGCAGCATGACCCCTATCACAAGCGATTTTTTAAAGCCCTTAACCCACTTAAAATCCATCGTGAGAGCGGGCGTGGGAGTGGATAATATTGATTTAGAAAGCTGCTCTCAAAAAGGGATTGTAGTGATGAATATCCCTACCGCTAACACGATTGCCGCTGTGGAATTGACCATGGCGCATTTGATCAATGCAGTGCGTTCGTTCCCTTGTGCGAACGATCAAATCAAACACCAAAGGTTATGGAAAAGAGAAGATTGGTATGGCACGGAATTGAAAAATAAAAAACTAGGAATCATTGGTTTT is a window of Helicobacter pylori NQ4053 DNA encoding:
- a CDS encoding 30S ribosomal protein S1 codes for the protein MSKIADDQNFNDEEENFAKLFKKELEKEETLEKGTIKEGLIVSINENDGYAMVSVGGKTEGRLALSEITDEKGRLLYQKNDPIIVHVSEKGEHPSVSYKKAISQQKIQAKIEELGENYENAIIEGKIVGKNKGGYIVESQGVEYFLSRSHSSLKNDANHIGKRIKACIIRVDKENHSINISRKRFFEVNDKRQLEISKELLEATEPVLGVVRQITPFGIFVEAKGIEGLVHYSEISHKGPVNPEKYYKEGDEVYVKAIAYDAEKRRLSLSIKATIEDPWEEIQDKLKPGYAIKVVVSNIEHYGVFVDIGNDIEGFLHVSEISWDKNVSHPSHYLSVGQEIDVNIIDIDPKNRRLRVSLKQLTNRPFDVFESKHQVGDIVEGKVATLTDFGAFLNLGGVDGLLHNHDAFWDKDKKCKDHYKIGDAIKVKILKINKKDKKISLSAKHLVTSPTEEFAQKHKTDSVIQGKVVSIKDFGVFINADGIDVLIKNEDLNPLKKDEIKIGQEITCVVVAIEKSNNKVRASVHRLERKKEKEELQAFNTSDDKMTLGDILKEKL